In Deinococcota bacterium, the sequence GGCCTACCTGATCGGCTGGGGCAACAACCTCTTCGACGCCGACAACACGCTGTTCAGCCTGCTCTACGGCGGCACCGCCGCGGGCGGGCCAGCCCAGGTGGTGTTTTCTTACCTGCAGAACAGTGAGCTCGACCAGAGGCTCTTCGAGGCCCGCGGCACCGTCGATCAGGAGCGGCGCGCCGCACTCTACCAGGAGGCGCTCGAGATCGTCCGCGAGGAAGCGCCCTGGCTCTTCCTCTACCAGCAAGTCGACATCTACGGCGTCGCCGACCGCGTCCTCTGGGAGCCCCGGCCCGACGAGCTCATCTGGGCGCCCGACATCAGCCTGAGGTAAACCCGGCTCAGGTAAACCCGGCTCAGGTAAACCCGCCGCTCTCGCTGAGGCGCAAGCCCATGTGCGCTGCGCCTCAGCCCCTCTTTCAGCGCCTAGTCGGTTCAGGACGCCACTTTAGGACACCGCTTTAAATTATGCTCGTCTATATCTTGCGCAGGCTCATCCTGGTGGTGGTGGTGGTGTGGGGGGCGGCGACCCTGGCCTTCGGCCTTCTCTATCTCTCCGGCGATCCCATCAACCTGCTCGTGCCCTTGGACGCCACGCCCGAGGTGCGCGCCGCCTTTCGCCGCGCCTACGGCTTCGACCAGCCCGTCTGGG encodes:
- a CDS encoding ABC transporter substrate-binding protein, whose translation is AYLIGWGNNLFDADNTLFSLLYGGTAAGGPAQVVFSYLQNSELDQRLFEARGTVDQERRAALYQEALEIVREEAPWLFLYQQVDIYGVADRVLWEPRPDELIWAPDISLR